Genomic window (Calditerrivibrio sp.):
AGGAGTTTGTGATATTAATCCATTAAGAGCTAAGGAATTCGGAAATAGTTTTAATGTCCCTTATTTTTTAGATTATTTTCAAATGTTAAGTAAGATAAAATGTGATATTGTTTCGATCCTAACCGAGAGTGGTAATCATGCAAAACATACGATAGATATTTGTAAGTATGTAAAAAATATTGTTGTTGAAAAGCCCATGTGTCTTACCTTAGATGATGCTGATAGTATAATTGAAGCATGCGATAAACATGGCTGTAGACTTTTTGTAGTCAAACAGAATAGATTTAATCTGCCTGTATTGAAACTAAAAGAAGCTATTGATAAAGGTAGATTTGGAAAGATTTTCTTAGCCACTGCAAGAGTGAGGTGGTGTAGAACACAGGAATATTATGACATGGATGCATGGAGGGGGACATGGGCTATGGATGGTGGTGTGTTAGCTAATCAAGCAAGTCATCATATCGATTTACTTCAGTGGCTAGCTGGTGATGTAGAATCAGTTTTTGCAAAAGCATCCACTACTTCGGTAAACATAGAGACAGAGAATACAGCTATAGCTACTATAAAATTTAGTAGTGGAGCTTTAGGGGTCATAGAGGCAACAACTGCTACGAGACCAAAAGATTTAGAAGGATCGATATCTATTTTGGGAGAAAAAGGATCTGTTGTTATAGGTGGTTTTGCTGTCAATAAAATAGAACAATGGGAGTTTGTGGAAAAGATTACAGAAGATGAAGAAGTTTTCAGTAAATATTCGGAAAATCCTCCAGATGTGTATGGATTCGGTCATATAAAATTTTATGAACATGTAGTTGACTGTATAAATAATAATAAAAAACAACTTATAGATGGTTTGGAAGGTAGGAAAAATATTGAGCTAATTACAGCATTGTATGAGTCTATAGAGACGGGTAAGGAAGTTTTTCTGAAGTTTAGGCCTAAAAGATGCAAATTGGGAGTTAAAAATGGAACTTAGTTATATACCTACGATTAAAAAAGTTATGATAAGAGATGTTGTTTTTGGGAGAAACTGTGTTGTTGTGGAACCTGTAAATCTTTATGAATGTACATTAGGAGATAATGTTTTTGTTGGTCCTTTCTGTGAGATACAAAGGGGGGTAATAATAGGTGATAATACAAGAATACAAAGCCACACTTTTATTTGTGAGTTGGTTACTATTGGTAGAAATTGTTTTATAGCACATGGTGTTATGTTTGTAAACGATCTGTTTGAAGAGGGAAAGCCGGCATCTGGTGATAAGAGTAAATGGAAAGATACTTTTATAGGAGATAATGTGAGTATTGGTTCGAATGCTACTATTCTACCTATTAAAATCTGTTCAAATGTTGTTATTGGTGCTGGAAGTGTTGTAACAAAGGATATTGTTACTTCTGGCATATATGCAGGAAATCCTGCAAGGCTATTAAGAAAACTATGAATGTAGTTCTGATCGGTTATGGGGGTTGGAAGAGGAGAATTGATAAATATTATGATGCCAATGTTAATATGTTAATTGTTTGCAATATTGGAATAGTAATTAAATAAATTTTATAGAGGGATGGATTGTATTTAAAAATAGTTCAGTATAATTATGGTAAAAATTTTGTATCTTTTTGTCAAATTTTGTATAAGGAAAAGATTATTGCTGATAGATGGATATGATCAAAACTTTGGTGATTATAAGTGAGTGAGATAAATGGTAAAATTTTTAGACTTAAAAAAACAATACTTTGAGATCAAAGAAGAGATCGACAGAAAGATTGAAGAAGTGTTGATCACCTCATCTTTTGTTGGAGGCAAATATGTGGAGAAATTTGAGGAGGAGTTTGCTGCATATATTGGGACCAAATACTGTATAGGTGTCGGAAATGGCACTGATGCATTAGAGATTGTTTTGGAGTCTTTAGATCTATACAAAGGTGCAAATGCTATAGTACCGGCTAACACTTTTGTTGCTACAGCAGAGTCGGTAGTTAGAGTAGGTTATAATCCTGTTTTTTGTGATTGCGATGATTATTATCTTTTATCAGTGGAAGCTTTGAAAAGAATATCTCATGATATTGATATAGTTATACCAGTTCATCTTTACGGCCAACCTTGCGATATGGATGATATCTTGGATTTTTCAAAGAAAAAAGGTTCGATTATAATTGAAGACTGTGCTCAAGCTCATGGAGCTGCTTATAAAGGTAGGAAAGTTGGTAGCTTTGGTATTGCTGCAACATTTAGTTTTTATCCTGGAAAAAATCTTGGAGCTTACGGAGATGCAGGTGCTATAGTGACAAATGATGAAGTTATTGCTAAAAAAGGTAGATTGATTGCAAATCATGGTAGAGTGTCCAAGTATGAACATATTATGATTGGTAGAAATTCTAGAATAGATGGTTTGCAAGCCGCGGTACTGTCTGTCAAGCTCAAATATTTAGATATCTGGAACAATATAAGAAATCAGTTAGGTGCTTATTATACGAATCTCTTAAGTGAAGTTGATTATATAACGCCACCTCTTGTTAAAGAGAACATTTTTCATGCGTATCATTTGTACGTGATAAAGACAGATAGTAGAGATAAACTACAGAAATATCTTAAAGAGAAATGTGTAGAAACTGGGATCCACTATCCAGTCTCATTACCAGAATTAGAACCTTTTAGAAGATTTCCCCACGAAAATTGTTATAAAGCTAAAGCAAATTGCAGAAGAATTTTGAGTTTGCCAATAGGTGAACATATGACGGAAAGAGACGTGGAGTATGTTGTTGAAATGATAAAGAAGTTTTTTGAAGAGAATTTGGAAAGAGATGAGAGTA
Coding sequences:
- a CDS encoding Gfo/Idh/MocA family oxidoreductase; the protein is MSSLKVAIVGCGRIGFKHCQIISKGMIKGLELVGVCDINPLRAKEFGNSFNVPYFLDYFQMLSKIKCDIVSILTESGNHAKHTIDICKYVKNIVVEKPMCLTLDDADSIIEACDKHGCRLFVVKQNRFNLPVLKLKEAIDKGRFGKIFLATARVRWCRTQEYYDMDAWRGTWAMDGGVLANQASHHIDLLQWLAGDVESVFAKASTTSVNIETENTAIATIKFSSGALGVIEATTATRPKDLEGSISILGEKGSVVIGGFAVNKIEQWEFVEKITEDEEVFSKYSENPPDVYGFGHIKFYEHVVDCINNNKKQLIDGLEGRKNIELITALYESIETGKEVFLKFRPKRCKLGVKNGT
- a CDS encoding N-acetyltransferase, whose amino-acid sequence is MELSYIPTIKKVMIRDVVFGRNCVVVEPVNLYECTLGDNVFVGPFCEIQRGVIIGDNTRIQSHTFICELVTIGRNCFIAHGVMFVNDLFEEGKPASGDKSKWKDTFIGDNVSIGSNATILPIKICSNVVIGAGSVVTKDIVTSGIYAGNPARLLRKL
- a CDS encoding DegT/DnrJ/EryC1/StrS family aminotransferase — protein: MVKFLDLKKQYFEIKEEIDRKIEEVLITSSFVGGKYVEKFEEEFAAYIGTKYCIGVGNGTDALEIVLESLDLYKGANAIVPANTFVATAESVVRVGYNPVFCDCDDYYLLSVEALKRISHDIDIVIPVHLYGQPCDMDDILDFSKKKGSIIIEDCAQAHGAAYKGRKVGSFGIAATFSFYPGKNLGAYGDAGAIVTNDEVIAKKGRLIANHGRVSKYEHIMIGRNSRIDGLQAAVLSVKLKYLDIWNNIRNQLGAYYTNLLSEVDYITPPLVKENIFHAYHLYVIKTDSRDKLQKYLKEKCVETGIHYPVSLPELEPFRRFPHENCYKAKANCRRILSLPIGEHMTERDVEYVVEMIKKFFEENLERDESTSLMISDKRLVL